A single Cryomorphaceae bacterium DNA region contains:
- a CDS encoding 4Fe-4S dicluster domain-containing protein: protein MAIMITDECINCGACEPECPNNAIYEGGENWRLSDGTSLSGSQTTPMGNSYEADEEQEPVNMDVYYIVTDKCTECVGFHDEPQCAAVCPVDCCVDDPDFRESEDELMKKKEFMHL, encoded by the coding sequence GATAATGATTACGGACGAATGCATCAACTGCGGGGCTTGCGAGCCCGAGTGTCCGAACAACGCAATATACGAGGGAGGAGAGAACTGGAGACTGAGCGACGGAACCTCTCTTTCTGGTTCACAGACCACACCCATGGGCAATAGCTATGAAGCCGACGAAGAGCAGGAGCCTGTGAACATGGATGTGTACTACATTGTGACCGATAAGTGTACAGAGTGCGTGGGCTTTCACGATGAGCCTCAATGCGCCGCGGTTTGTCCGGTAGATTGCTGCGTGGATGACCCCGATTTCCGCGAGAGCGAAGATGAGCTCATGAAGAAAAAAGAGTTCATGCACCTTTAG